The DNA region TTGTCATTTTAAATGGGTCaatcaattttacaaataaaaaatgttagaggaacaatataattttttttttctgtaattaACCATCaatacttaaaaatataaattaaaagtatattGTTAGATTGTTATACTAAAGAAATTGGTATGATGGCTATACTAAAAGTGttggtcaaaataaataaattttaccgATCTTGTAActtttctctaaaatttatactaactttgacaattttactatttaaaatttttttaacttgaCAGGTGCGGTAACCGTGCTTTCCTATGTCAACATTGCGCCTTACAAGATCATGCATGAGTCTGTTTGTAATCTTGCTGACCACAACCGGATATCTTTGATTCTCATCCCTTTCTATGAATACAACCAAAGCATTAATAGCCATGACGGAACCTTTATTCGCGACCTTAACACCTCCTTTCAactaaatgcaagatgcacaATAGGCATCCTAGTGGACAGGTATATTTCCATACATGGGATGATAAAATATATGACCAGTTCTTTTTAATCCTTTTATAATAGTATGAAACATTGTGTGCCTCTTAATtacatccaaaaattttaaagggTTAACCAtgactaaatattaaaaattgttcactaaaaaatttgaaattcaacaTTTTAGttcctaataattttttttataagttctCTAGCATTATTTTCTTCTAACATATTAGTccctttataattttaaagaaagactaatttattttatataatgatATTTTTGTATGTCTTGACACTATCTAGTGTCTGTGTATATATAATTCCTTGGAActattaataactttttttttttatctttcactGTAAACAACTAATTTGTGGTATCATATATATCAGATATTCAACATTGGCTTTGAATGCATCGTTATCATGTTTTCATGTGGCTATCTTCTTCCTTGGTGGGCAAGACGATAGAGAAGCACTAGCATTAGGTATTAGAATGTTGGACCGTATAACCATAAAGGTCACACTAGTACAATTCATTGTACAAGAGCAACACAACTTTGATAGCAGCaacccatcatcatcatcatcattagggttagataataataataataataataataataataataataataatattaataaaccagtagaagaagaacaagcagAAGCAGATAAGATATTGGACGAATGCTTGGTAGATGAATTCAAGGGGAAGAAGGTTGTCCACAACAATGCTAATTTTCATGAAATTTTGGTAGAAGATTCCATAGGTGTTTTAGAAGCGATTCGGGGCATGGAGATGGAGATATATGACCTTGTCATTGTCGGAAAGAGGCATCAATCTATGAGTATTACGGATGAAGAAATGATGGATTTTATGGACAACGCGGATCAATTAGGAGTTATTGGCGACATGTTAGCGTCCACAGAGTTTTATGGTGGGAAAATTTCACTCTTGGTGATGCAATGTGGAGGGAGGAAGGTTTTGGAAAAGAAAACCTCTACTAATCGAGGTTTAAAACTTTAAGATTTTAGAAGGTCTTTTTTGTTTTAACCAATAATTTAATCAATCATATTTCATGTACATTAGAAATCTGTTATCAGTATAGAAATATGAAGTGGCTTCACATTCATAATTGCACGAACACGACTATGCCGCACGCATCGTCTCTTCTATGTCACCGTACACTGCTCACATCTTTTACTAACTAGAGCAGAAGCACTGTTCCTCCTTTCGTCGTGACCAAAATCATGGCCGACGCCGCACCTCTCTCTTCGTTTatcttccttctctttctctACGTTATCGCACTACACACCTCTTTCTCAACCATTGTATGGAAACTTATTTAAGTCGGAAATTATTGACATTTTCTATCCACCAGTTTTTATGGGcatattaaaatagaattatgctaagtgtatactaaaatcagccaccaaaattagccaccagtataaaatacatgttggactacaaatacacattgaaaataaattaaaccacatatgtatttatatatataaatacattagtgactgattttagtggctaattttagtatacaaatagcattttctattaaaatattattagagaCGTTAGTAGTTAGAAGTTAAGTTAATAATTACTAGTAATTAGTAAATGAATATTTACGAGGTGAGTTAGTAATATTCTTATAAATAGGATAACTCTTGTATCATGTAACAACAATTTTGATATAACAACTTCACATATAAGATTATCTTCTTATTCTATTCTTCTCCTAgaaaattaacaaataaattaaaaattaggtTTGATTAATTGTGGGATTTGGATTTGATTTAGAGTTGGAAAGTACTTTGTTATTAGCTAATGGGTACTCGCATTCTGCATTGCTTTTCTTAATTTGTTTTTaagaatcaaattttttttattaagatgatTTCTTTGCTGGTCAATTATATGATTTAATTGCTACTCATTATTGTACTCTATATATCAAGCAAGATGGTGACAGCATTAATTGTCATTGGTTAGTGGTTAGTGGTTACTTATTTTCTATACcatgaacaaaaatttaaaattaacataTTTGTGTGTGTTTGGCGTTCACGATGTTGATTGCACTTTCTTAGGTGGTGTGAGCATTTCTTGATTTATATTATTAAGCATACCATGTAGAAATCTATGCCAAGCCTCACgactattttatatataaaacacTAGAACTGATAGTACAACTAATACTTATATACTTAGCTCTACTCTCTACAGTCGTCCAAACTCAGCCAACCTGAGTTTGTCAAAATATTTGGGGGAATACTGAGAGAGGCTAGAAATATGAGTACCAGCGACAAGCCCCTTGGTGACTTGATCACGAACAAAATAAAAGTCTAGTTCAAAGTGTATGGTTCGATTGTGTAAAATAGGATTATAAGCAAGGAGCACAGCGGACATATTGTTACAAAAAACTGTAGGTGACATAGTACAAGGTTATTGTATCTCAATGAGTAAATGCTGAATCCAAATGAGCTCAGTAAATACCGTTGCAAGCGCACGAAATTCTAGTTTGGTAGAGCTTCTATTCATTGTTGATTGCTTGCTACATTTCCAAGAGACAAGATTTACGCCAAGAAAAACACAGAAGACAGAAGTAGACTTGTGATAAATCAGAAGCCCAATCTGAATCTGCAAAAGCTGTAAGGCGCAAGTCAGTGGATTTCTAGAAGTGTAAAGCAAATATCAAACGTACCTGCAAGGTAGTGGAGATTCTCTTCAAGGCTATCCAATGTTCTTGCTTGTGAGAGGCCATAAATTGGCTAATTTTATTGACCCAATATGCAATATCAGGTTTTATGATTATGATGTATTGTAAACCTCCCAACAAAGAACGAAATAATGTAGGATCATCACATCACTTGCCATCTGTTGCTGTTAAACGATTAGAGCTCATcataagtgtaacaccctaattagtctaagtcttacctcgcgtcgtaaagcaaaagttaatcagagattacgacagttctaaactcatacataatatatatagaaagaatagtataatttagaagcccgatgaaggatatagttcAAAAACAGGATTTTAAAAGCGTAAAAcatactaacgaagctactagcttaaggcacaagaaacagataagatataacaaaagataagtatataatatcataggaaactagtcacgactcgcggagtttaaaccggctagccatatacaggtaAGCAACTcatcgaggtgggttgcgacctgcatctgaaaaacacaacaaaaatatggtatgagaatcggaggttctcaatatggtaacagtgcccagtaatgtaGGACATAAGACCCcgagacgccaaaggcaatcctaaactccatatccatcacaagatttcaTTACTTAAGCATTGTAAAATAGATAAGCATGATATACCAACATTGACTTAAATAAACcaggtaatctatcttagggaatttctactctaaccaaacaccgctgtcccacagccttcaccaaccgatcctccatgcgatcccatcgccaccgccttctgaacctcctcaatcccagtagaaaatatAGGTAATATataatgcaagtaaagcacaagtagaagcatataaggcaaataattcagatagcaagtaagcatgttattcaattaggcaagccattacaagtaaacaaagcatacaaatagatagaaaatgcatatgatgaatgcctgccctactggctgtgatattacattgttggttcaattgccaacccgacacatctccatggagacgtcgcccttcggatttctcatatgggaacccccgagatatagtgctcggatcactgtctaggtaccggcgcctgcacgctctatagatccgaagggatgcgagcgggatactcttacctcagacctcacatctcaacgtaagcaggattaaccaccgtccttacgccacTGCCGCTACCttgacaggcgggattaaccaccgtccctgccgggcgcatagcgtctcataatcttaGTAAAAACAATATTTCAGTGGTTTTTAAAAAGCATTTTCAATATACAGAGATCCATCATCTCAATCCGAGTccccgactcatctcaaccactatcCATTCATAACTCAGTTTCCAAATACCACAAGTTCATCATTTctcatctcatatatcaatcATCCTTCACCTAACGTCAAACCATTCTCAGCACACCAGAAACATAGGCCTCcattttctaatttatcataaaatcatGTACTAGAACCCTTAAGTTATACCCCATGTTCTAATACTTAAAACTAGGCCCAAAAGTCTTTAAATGGTGTTGTAGAAGTTTGcaatcttgttgggaaggtagaatagttgaaaacaagtaaatttgagaaacaggacgtgtgcggccgcacaggggtCTGTGCGTACGGAcgcccaaaaaattttaaaatgtgtgcgtacgcgcaGGTGGAAAAACTTACAGAATCTGTGGAAAAACTTACAGAATctattcactcgcacaacctgtgccagcgacCCTAACAGAatggccttcccaacgtgtgcgtccgcacaggttgaaatTCTTCCTTAGATATGTGAGCGCACAAACTGGTATATATGAAGTTGGGTCAGGATACAAAGTTGCTTATGAGTTCTTTCATTCTCCTACTTCATTGAGACCTCAGAACATACAGAATAATAGAGTATGTAATAGTATTTGGGAATTGAAATTACctcataaaattaagattttctTATGGAAGAGTCTTCATGAAAAGCTTCTGATTTTGCAACAAATCCATAGCCGGTTTGCTTCCACCCCCGCCACTTGCCCAAGATGCATGCTGAAAGATGAATCAATTTCTCATGCCTTGTTCCAATGTCTTCTATCTTGAGTCTAAGTTTAATAACCCCTGACCTATGGCAGAGAGAAGAGGAGACCTTCATCAATTGGTGGCAACGAGCCTTATCTTGGGCAGCGGCTCAAATCGAAGGTAGACAAAAGATCCTCTTCATCGTGTCACTATGTTGGAGCACTTGAAAAGGGAGGAATATGTATGTCTTTGAGAAACTAATAAGCCCAACGCCGGAGATAGTGCAAGAAGCCAGCAGTTTAGTGCGTGAACTCAATAGCCATACCTGATGAATGCTGCTCATTTCTCtttattcttattttactctTACTTAAACTTTTTGTCTTCTAATCATATTTGGTGATAATTGGGAATACCCAATTTTTTTTGTACTTTCTTATGGAAAcaactttattttataataataaaataatatctatcttagagaaaaaaataagttaaaatagcaatttaaaaagatgagaatattaaaatttttagatttataaaaataaatatatgattacCCATCATCAAAttctaattcaataaaattgccATTCTTTTCAAGAGTTCTCTCATTTCTAATTCCAGCAAAATATCCAACAACATCTgaaatgatttaaaataaaaaaattgttgtcaataagtttgtttaaaaaaaaaacatagccaaaattattaataaaataaataaatctataaataaattatactttttctaaaacaaTAAACTTACCTACTAAGTAGGTTTAATCTTACTCAGGAGCATTGAGAGTGTCAAAACTCACAAAATTAAATCCATATCGTGAGATACTTGACGATTCTGAGAGTCTGTACACATCCGTACGTTGGTTTAAATTAACCACATACTCATGATGTGAAGTCTTGAAGTTACCCTCATTGAGttcaaaaccaaaataatttGGTACGATATTCTTTCCTTTAGCAAATTCACGAATCGAGATATAAGAACCCTCTTAACCGAGGCGTGTATTTTTTCTCCCgagaattgataaataaaaattaaagaacaatTAGTTGgggataaacaaacaaatttaaaataaaatataaaattattagtagAAAACTCACATCTTCATCGAatcaaaccatctcaattgagtatggcaatgaAGAATTTTCGTAACTTGGCAGTGTCTATAACCATATCACTCGTATACGTATACACAAATTGTCGATTGTAGGATTGATTTCTGTAATTTTGTGATACCAGCCATTAGAATAAGTAGagaaattttagattttgaatGTATGTAAAAAAAAGGGTTTGATGTACTTTGAATTGTGGTACTATACATATCTCATAACTTATATACTTTTATAGTTGactcataattaaaattttttaaatttgattaactttaatttaaatttgaattaaatttgtagataaagtaaataatatattaacaattttaaaaattctaaattaacgtAAATATATCTAAATTTACGTATGTAgctacaatttttgaaaaaaatctacaaaaatttaaaaaataatgctaaaaagaatcaacaaattttaaaaaaatagtgttaaaatttaaaaaataacaacctaaataaaataatttaaaatttaaaaaataacaacctaaatatAACAACCAaaacaaattatttaaaatttaaaaataacaacctaagcaaataaactcACAGACTCAATGTATGAGACCACATCAACATATGAGCTCtccatttgtattactataaagatgTTGTGCCTAAAAATTGATGATTCATGATTTGTTTTGGTTAGCTTGTTTCTAAGACTACGTTTGTTTTGTCTATCCTTTAATAGATAAACACAGAAACATAGACATTAAAGACACAGACacaataaaacataaattttttaaacttgtTTGGTATACAACTATAAAACAGAAGACACAAAtcacaattatattaaattttaatattcccCTTGTTACAAATTGTTATTAGTACCACTACTACACACTACTATCTCAATCAAACTATCACCATTAATAATCAGTGACCATGTCAACAAAAAATAACTACCAATAACAATCTAAAATTAAATAGTGTGTTTATGTCTCAAGTTTAGTGTTCTACTCCTCTCTACTATATACAAATTTTGTGTCTTTGCATGCCTTTGTCTTTTCATATCTATCAAAATTTTATGTCTtactaatcaaataaaaaatgtgTATTTCTATGTCTTTGGCTTGGGTAAACACACCCACTAACCAAAGGCATGCTAAAAGAACGTGTTGATAGAAAGTGGAAATGTGTGGTTTCTTGAAAAATGAAGTGCATGGTTTGTCCAAATTCAAGGATTTGCCTATCTATCTAGACTCTAAATACTGAGTCCTATTGAGGTGATTTGCCTAGCTATTTGGTCAAAGTATAAATGGATGGGACTTAGGCTTCACTTGCTCTTCTTAATAGAAATTGAGCAATAACTTATTGCTTCATGTGAACGAAGTCTATCTTGGAAATCCAAAAGTATTACTCTAATTTATCACTATGATGATTGTTAGACAAAGACAGAAAATGTTTATAAACCGGGATCATGTTTTACATTAAAATGTATTGGGTTAGGAGTGGAAAATAAGGATCATGTTTTTCGCTCATTAGAGGTGTTAGTTGTggtatttaaatgtattttactCTGGTTGATTTTTTGTGAGTTCTAGTCTCTTGTTCCTCATGTTTTGAACATGTTACTTGTCtttccaaaataaataaataaacaaatggttgattattagtaattttttttgttaatttttctttagtattTATCCTTTTTCTAAAATCGAAGACAGATTATTTTTGCTATTTTTCCATCGTAATTAAGAATTTTAACTTGTGACCTGTGAGGCAGATACATTTAGCACTAAGCCACTAACATTTGTTTCTCTTTTCCTAACAGATCTGTAACATTGTGTTTgttacatgaattttgaaaaaaaaaacaataataataataataggatcAATTAAACTAATCGGGCTAAGATTACAGTGTGTGTTGGACCACATCACAATGCCCAAAGTCCTTAACCCAATTTTGATTTttctctaaataaaaaatattggaaaCATACCCAAAAATCcacaaaaatatcaaaatatccttCCCCAAATGTTGGGAAACATACACCAATAATAACAACTTCGGAACTAAGCAAAAAATACAACCCTTTCATTATTGGGTTGAAGAATTCAATGATTTTGGTGGTCCTAACAGAGAGGCAGATCCAACGGAGGGGGCTCTATGGATTGCAATTCTCCATTTCCATTCTCTACTAAGAGAATTGTGGCCAAACCCCATGTAATGTGAACATCCAAGTGACAATGCATAAGCCAGGCACCTAAAATATAAGATCAAATCAAacatcaaaatattattaatcaCTTTATCATCACAAGATTTATAACTAGTGCTATTTAAATTAAATCTATTAAAGCTACTTGAAGTTGTCTAATAATAGTGAAAAGACTTAAATAATATGCATAAGGTCCTAAGAATCATTATATAAGTTAAAAATGGAAATTTAAGGGTGTGTtggatttatatttatatttttattttcattttttttaattctgtgaaaaaaatagaatataaaaacAGAAaacttgattttattatttttaatattttttacttttctttaacAAAAAtctaaagacaaaaaatattgaaaataaaaacgcAAACTAAAGGTACTCAAAATATTGGAATAGTAAAATTTTCCttcatttgtaattaaaatattttttaatgaaataatttattagaaggataaataaataattttatttttgacctGGATTATCAGCAACAAACCGAATAACTGCCCATCCATTCACAGGCACAGCCACAGTGTTCCTCAAAGGTGGATCAACAAGGTTGAACTTTGATGCATCTTTCTTGGCATCAAAATTTCCAAAACCTTGAGCAACAATGTAGAAATCATAGCCATGAAGATGAATAGGGTGGTTCTCAGGGGTCACAATGCTAGTGTCCTGAATTACAATCTGCACTCTTGACCCATACTTTAGCTTGTAAGCCTTGGTCCCTCGAATCGGCTGCCACAACGAACGGCTAACGTTGCCCGTGTAGTCGAATTTCACGGCTGGCTGCGCCGGAAAATCAGTGGTGAACACTCCCGGAATTCCAAGTTGGTGTGCTTGAAGGATGGAAATCTTGTTTGGGAGAACAAATGAGACATTGTTTATGCTTGCAGTGAACCTTGTCCCGTTTGGTCCTTGGCATCGATTTTTCCTAAAATTTGGTGGGCACCTATTTTCCAACATTTTAGGTAAATTTTTAGATATCATTAATTGGGACTAAAAAGGATTTAAGGCAATAAAAATAGAGTTCAGAAACATAGGAACACACTTAGATGGAGGGAACATATAGTCCAAAATTAGAACTAAGTCACAAAAGAGAACATATCATAAAACGGTTAGTAACAACTAACTACAAGACGAGCGCGGTGAGCAGAGGATCTAAGTTTAATTCACGTCATTCTTTTGCTTTTTCTAAAAAAAGAGGAagttataaaactaaaaaattatgaaatatttATTACTTATTAGTGAAAAAAAAGTGTGCACAAGTATTCAATATCGTTTCAAGActcttaaaataattattattataaatttgatGTGTTACTTAGTTGTTGGTAAAAAATTATTAGTCATCTaaactttttaattaaaaaatattcttaagaaATATgacattaactaatttttttcaactaacatcagtaattttttaaaaattattttgtttattttaaattttacatcataaatcataattctttaattttgaaccctaaattataaatactaaatttttaaaaataaaaacttttagaattaaaaaaaataactaatgtttattaactaaaaattaagttttttatatttttcaactttaaaataaaaaatatttaaaaaattaacttttaattagttaacattaactaatttcttttaaaaattataatttaaaatttagaattaaaaatttataatttaaaataatttaaaaaatttaactgaTTTTATCAAAAAAAAGTTATTTGATTATTCtttcaaaaatgttatttttaaattaaaatcagtcactaaatttaattgttatatatttttataatttatttttaatatttattttatatttaaatatttattttataataataattaatttttatgactaattttagtggatATCTAACATCTTGGTTGTTTAAAGTATTTGTGCATAGGGCATATATACCTGTTGAGTCCCAAGCCAACGGTGAAAAACAAATTGTCGTCAATCTGAGTAGGAACCTCAACTTTTCTTGGGCTGAAGAAGCTTCTGCTGAATGCAGTAACTGTATTTGTGTCATTGTAAGCAGGAAGTGATGGCATCACTGGTTTCATAACAGAACTTTTCCTGTATTGCAGTATGGCGGTTGTGGTGGTGTTGTCAAAAGCAGCGTTTTGTGCTGATTGGTAGGCACGCGCCGCCATGTAGTACCGGGAAGCTGGCTGGTCGCCGGTGATCAAGACGTCGGTGGTTTGCCCCGGGCCCAGCATAAGGACTTTGGTGGTGAATGGCCTTACGTAAGAGGCATCGGCGCCAACCACCGTCAGCTTATGGTTGGCGACGGTGAAAAACAGTGGTTGGTTGAGTGCTGCGTTTACCACACGGAGGAGGTTGGTCTCGCCGGAATCAATTGTAACAATGCTAGTCCCTGCATTGCAAATTATTATTACTTAAAAACAATATTAATGATTATTGTTAATACTAGTGTCTAATATTAatgatttcatttttcttttcaacaGTTTCCCCATCAAAAGTTCACTTCattattatgattattgttaTTGTATGTGTCCACTTTCGACACATAATTATTTAAAATCCTTTTCCTAAAGTAAAATTTATTAGCCAAGACATATATCATGTGACATGTTCCATTATTTGTAATCAAAATTAACAAAGAATAATAATCAAACCTTTGGTAGAGCACTTATAGAGATCACCAGGTTGACCATTAATAGTGTAGGCATCAGAGACATTAGGAGCTGCTCCTGTTCTTGTGGCCTGCCTCACCACATCGATAGGGTTTGCATCCCACCATTCCCctaatcatcattatcatcactttcaatattaattaatttagtttggtCATTTTTAAtgaaatacttttaaatttggtTTGGCCATTTTTTCATTTGTataaatttgataataattttttttatcaaaaacaaaaagactTAAATTCACGACTTTTTAGGTGAGTATAGAAAGATTATGCCATTTAAACTATAATTTATTGGtataaattatcttttattatgATAGTATGAAGTTATAGTTTAACATTAACTTGTTAATAAAAACTAATGCAACCTATAAAAAGCTACCGCATTAAAGCTCTAAGTAATAATAATGTGAAATGTTACACAATGAATgtcaactaataattaattagCTAGATTGCATAAATAAGAATAATTACCTAGAAGAATGGGTGTTTCTCGGTGAGGCTTAGGGAAAGGGTAGGGGTGTCCTTGTATAGGACGAATGATTAAAGCTCCATAAACAGTGGCCCTTAGCCATGAGCTATGAGCATGCCACCAAAGAGTACCTTCTTGTCCTTGAATTGTGAACCTGTATGTGTAACTCTCTCCAGGTCTAATGGGACACTGTGTCACAAATTCTGGTCCATCTGCCCACCCTGTTCTCATTTGCCTAACACCGTGCCTAAGCAAAAATATATAcaacaatataattaaataataatatactatGTTTCTAAATTTAGAAACATTACTGTACTCAACCATTGA from Arachis hypogaea cultivar Tifrunner chromosome 10, arahy.Tifrunner.gnm2.J5K5, whole genome shotgun sequence includes:
- the LOC112715364 gene encoding laccase-12, producing MEYPTILIFLLAMFVLLTSAFSSANAKICEHEFVVEATPVKRLCKTHNRITVNGQYPGPTLEVNNGDTLVVKVTNKARYNVTIHWHGVRQMRTGWADGPEFVTQCPIRPGESYTYRFTIQGQEGTLWWHAHSSWLRATVYGALIIRPIQGHPYPFPKPHRETPILLGEWWDANPIDVVRQATRTGAAPNVSDAYTINGQPGDLYKCSTKGTSIVTIDSGETNLLRVVNAALNQPLFFTVANHKLTVVGADASYVRPFTTKVLMLGPGQTTDVLITGDQPASRYYMAARAYQSAQNAAFDNTTTTAILQYRKSSVMKPVMPSLPAYNDTNTVTAFSRSFFSPRKVEVPTQIDDNLFFTVGLGLNRCPPNFRKNRCQGPNGTRFTASINNVSFVLPNKISILQAHQLGIPGVFTTDFPAQPAVKFDYTGNVSRSLWQPIRGTKAYKLKYGSRVQIVIQDTSIVTPENHPIHLHGYDFYIVAQGFGNFDAKKDASKFNLVDPPLRNTVAVPVNGWAVIRFVADNPGAWLMHCHLDVHITWGLATILLVENGNGELQSIEPPPLDLPLC